One window of Desulfosoma sp. genomic DNA carries:
- the fdnG gene encoding formate dehydrogenase-N subunit alpha → MKLSRRDFLKISGAATAGLALSGCTTMGYQKKPVEEQAWKLRTKDAKETPSVCCYCGVGCGIICHTDRQTGKVIYTEGDADSPINQGSLCAKGASSYQLAINDRRVTKVLYRAPYSDKWEEKSWDWAIKEIAARVKTSRDKSFKVQNAKGEVVNRCEGIASVGSAALDNEECWIYQAMLRALGLVYIEHQARIUHSPTVAALAESFGRGAMTNHWNDLQNSDCILIMGSNAAENHPISFRWIMKAKERGAILIHVDPRYTRTSAKADFYTALRSGTDIAFLGGMINYILSNNLYFKDYVIHYSNASFIVGPKYDFKDGLFSGFDPVTRKYDKSTWAYELDENGVPKKDLTLKHPRCVFQLLKKHYSRYTLDKVSKVTGTPKEDLKKVYELYSATGKSDKAGTILYAMGWTQHTVAAQNIRAMAIIQILLGNMGIAGGGVNALRGESNVQGSTDHALLYHIWPGYNPVPTGSVPTLADYIKKYTPVSKDPLSANWWQNRPKYVVSFLKAMFGDAADASNDFGYAWMPKLDDGKAYSWLDLFDAMYQGQFTGFFAWGQNPACSGANSVKTREALAKLDWMVNVNLFQNETASFWHAPGVDPKKIKTEVFFLPCAAFMEKEGSVTNSGRWAQWRYKAQDPPGEAKPDGDIIVELFGEIRKLYAKEGGAFPDPILKLKWDYTTNGHFDPHKVARTINGEFTKEVTIGDKTYKKGQSVPSFALLRDDGSTSSGCWIYCQSYTEDGNKMARRDNKDTSGIGLYSNWAWCWPLNRRILYNRASVDLMGRPWNPNRPVISFAGEVKEGKYVSSKWVGDVPDGAWYPMMNPDGTPRSDSKYPFIMKPHGFADIFGPGLADGPFPEHYEPIECPVEKNLFSSQFTNPVAAMFGTDKDIYRTCDPRYPFVGTTYRVTEHWQTGVLTRWQPWLLETEPQVFVEMSEELSKLRGIKNGETVIVESARGSLEAVAIVTKRFRPLLVHGQEIHQVGLPWHYGWVWPPQGGDSANLLTPSAADPNTRIPETKAFMVNVRKKGA, encoded by the coding sequence ATGAAGCTGTCGCGTAGAGATTTTCTAAAGATTTCTGGAGCGGCGACGGCGGGTTTGGCCTTGAGCGGCTGTACGACCATGGGCTACCAAAAAAAGCCTGTGGAAGAGCAAGCCTGGAAGCTCAGGACCAAAGACGCCAAAGAAACGCCTTCCGTGTGCTGCTATTGCGGTGTGGGCTGCGGCATCATTTGCCACACAGACCGACAGACGGGCAAGGTGATCTACACGGAAGGTGATGCCGACAGTCCCATCAATCAAGGATCTTTGTGTGCCAAGGGGGCTTCTTCTTATCAATTAGCCATCAACGACAGGCGGGTTACCAAAGTCCTCTACCGAGCCCCCTACAGCGACAAATGGGAAGAAAAGTCGTGGGATTGGGCCATCAAAGAAATCGCGGCTCGCGTCAAAACCAGCCGGGACAAAAGTTTTAAGGTTCAGAACGCCAAGGGAGAAGTGGTCAACCGATGCGAGGGGATTGCTTCAGTGGGCAGCGCCGCTCTGGATAACGAAGAATGCTGGATCTACCAAGCCATGCTGCGTGCCCTGGGACTGGTCTATATTGAGCATCAGGCCCGTATTTGACACAGCCCCACGGTAGCGGCTCTGGCAGAGTCGTTCGGACGCGGCGCAATGACCAATCATTGGAATGATCTACAAAACAGCGATTGCATCCTTATCATGGGAAGCAACGCAGCGGAGAATCATCCGATCTCCTTTCGCTGGATCATGAAGGCCAAAGAGCGAGGAGCCATCCTTATCCATGTGGATCCTCGCTACACACGCACCTCGGCAAAAGCTGATTTCTACACGGCATTGCGTTCCGGCACGGATATTGCCTTCCTTGGCGGCATGATCAACTACATCCTTTCTAATAATCTCTACTTCAAGGATTACGTCATCCACTATTCCAACGCCAGCTTCATCGTGGGACCGAAATACGACTTCAAGGACGGCTTGTTTTCGGGATTCGATCCTGTCACTCGAAAGTATGACAAGAGTACATGGGCTTACGAACTGGACGAAAACGGAGTTCCCAAAAAAGATCTTACGTTGAAACATCCCCGTTGTGTTTTCCAATTACTGAAAAAACACTATTCTCGATACACTTTGGATAAGGTTTCCAAAGTCACAGGCACACCCAAAGAAGATCTCAAAAAGGTTTACGAACTTTACAGTGCCACCGGAAAGTCGGACAAAGCTGGGACGATTCTTTACGCCATGGGCTGGACGCAGCACACTGTAGCTGCTCAGAACATTCGAGCTATGGCGATCATTCAGATCCTCTTGGGCAACATGGGCATCGCCGGGGGTGGTGTGAACGCTTTGCGTGGGGAATCCAACGTGCAGGGCTCCACGGACCATGCCCTGCTGTATCACATTTGGCCGGGTTATAACCCTGTGCCGACTGGCTCGGTTCCCACTCTGGCCGACTACATCAAGAAGTACACTCCGGTGTCAAAAGATCCCTTGAGCGCCAACTGGTGGCAGAACCGGCCCAAATACGTGGTCAGTTTTCTGAAAGCCATGTTTGGCGACGCCGCCGATGCCTCCAACGACTTCGGTTACGCTTGGATGCCGAAGCTGGATGACGGCAAGGCTTACAGTTGGCTGGATCTTTTTGATGCCATGTATCAAGGTCAGTTCACCGGCTTTTTCGCTTGGGGGCAGAACCCTGCCTGCAGCGGCGCGAATTCCGTGAAAACACGCGAAGCCTTGGCGAAACTGGACTGGATGGTCAATGTGAACCTGTTCCAGAATGAGACAGCCTCTTTTTGGCACGCTCCGGGTGTGGATCCCAAGAAGATCAAAACGGAAGTGTTCTTCTTGCCTTGCGCCGCCTTTATGGAAAAGGAAGGCTCTGTCACCAATTCCGGCCGATGGGCTCAATGGCGTTACAAGGCCCAGGATCCTCCGGGAGAAGCCAAACCCGACGGGGACATTATCGTGGAACTCTTTGGAGAAATCCGCAAGCTGTACGCCAAGGAGGGCGGGGCCTTTCCTGATCCGATTCTCAAACTCAAATGGGACTACACAACCAACGGCCATTTCGATCCCCATAAAGTGGCTCGAACCATCAACGGTGAATTCACCAAAGAGGTCACTATCGGTGACAAAACCTACAAAAAAGGCCAATCGGTGCCGTCTTTTGCGCTCCTGCGTGATGATGGCTCCACCAGCAGCGGCTGCTGGATCTATTGCCAGAGTTACACGGAAGACGGCAACAAGATGGCCCGTCGAGACAACAAGGATACCAGCGGCATTGGGCTCTATTCCAACTGGGCTTGGTGTTGGCCTCTAAATCGACGCATCCTCTACAATCGAGCCTCCGTAGATCTCATGGGCCGACCGTGGAACCCAAATCGACCGGTGATCAGCTTTGCGGGTGAAGTGAAGGAAGGCAAGTACGTCTCTTCCAAATGGGTCGGCGATGTTCCGGACGGTGCCTGGTATCCCATGATGAATCCGGACGGCACTCCGCGCTCCGACAGCAAATACCCGTTTATCATGAAGCCACACGGCTTTGCGGATATTTTCGGCCCAGGCCTTGCCGACGGTCCTTTCCCGGAACACTATGAACCCATAGAGTGCCCTGTGGAAAAGAACCTGTTCAGCTCTCAATTCACCAATCCCGTGGCGGCCATGTTCGGCACAGACAAAGATATCTACAGAACGTGCGATCCTCGGTATCCTTTTGTAGGCACCACGTACCGGGTGACCGAACATTGGCAAACGGGCGTGCTCACACGATGGCAGCCCTGGCTTCTCGAGACGGAACCTCAGGTGTTTGTGGAAATGAGCGAAGAGCTGTCCAAGCTGCGAGGGATCAAAAACGGGGAGACGGTTATTGTGGAATCGGCTCGGGGTTCCTTGGAAGCGGTAGCCATTGTGACCAAGCGTTTTCGGCCTTTGCTTGTCCATGGGCAGGAAATTCACCAAGTGGGACTGCCGTGGCATTACGGATGGGTCTGGCCGCCGCAGGGAGGAGATAGCGCTAATTTGCTCACGCCTTCAGCGGCGGATCCCAATACTCGAATTCCTGAAACCAAAGCGTTTATGGTCAACGTGCGTAAGAAGGGAGCCTAG